One window from the genome of Methylomarinovum caldicuralii encodes:
- a CDS encoding DUF3450 family protein, whose protein sequence is MKRSIARSFLLTLLLASPVWAADLDRLAERLAKLRAEVDRLQQQIEQTKSEHHQQMDALGAQLAQLEAEKRRQQLTVAKLQHELESALAKIPTNRVEDETLKPVLEQGIAALKDYIRTGLPFKTEDRLQAVAKLEGQLQSGSVPAKKLANRLWALFEDELHLTRENGLYQQIVPIDGDSALVDVAKLGMVMLYFQTPDGRYGLARRQQDGGWRFETLSGGDDQARIAKLMDSLRKQIRQGYFELPNPGLTP, encoded by the coding sequence ATGAAACGAAGCATCGCCCGGTCTTTTCTACTCACGCTTTTGCTCGCTTCCCCTGTCTGGGCGGCCGATCTGGACCGCCTGGCTGAACGCCTGGCGAAACTGCGCGCTGAAGTGGATCGGCTGCAGCAGCAGATCGAACAGACGAAGAGCGAACACCACCAGCAGATGGATGCGCTAGGCGCGCAACTGGCCCAACTGGAGGCGGAAAAACGCCGCCAGCAACTTACCGTGGCCAAGTTGCAGCACGAATTGGAATCAGCGTTAGCCAAAATTCCCACCAACCGGGTAGAGGACGAAACCTTAAAGCCGGTTCTGGAGCAAGGCATTGCCGCACTGAAGGACTATATCCGCACCGGCCTGCCCTTTAAAACCGAAGACCGCCTGCAAGCGGTGGCGAAACTGGAAGGTCAACTCCAAAGTGGCAGCGTGCCAGCGAAGAAGCTGGCGAACCGGCTCTGGGCGCTCTTTGAAGACGAGCTGCACCTGACGCGGGAAAACGGCCTCTATCAGCAAATCGTCCCGATTGACGGTGACAGCGCCCTGGTGGACGTCGCCAAACTCGGCATGGTCATGCTGTATTTCCAGACGCCTGACGGCCGCTACGGCCTGGCCCGGCGCCAACAGGACGGCGGCTGGCGTTTTGAAACCCTCTCCGGCGGCGATGACCAAGCACGCATCGCCAAATTGATGGATTCGCTCCGTAAACAAATCCGCCAAGGCTATTTCGAACTTCCCAATCCGGGACTGACCCCATGA